Proteins encoded together in one Halomarina salina window:
- a CDS encoding diacylglycerol/lipid kinase family protein, whose product MQQQGFSIEDEPVAGAMPQADGERWLVLNPTSGTADHTEVVRELATERGYRIEETTGEGHATELARDAAANDVHLLAVAGGDGTLHEVVVGLAEAEALDTTTVAVVPVGTENIFATNIGIRDAEHAFEVVETGARRRVDIGVADGEPFVMSCIAGLLADASVATSSEQKERFGSLAFVASGLKQAASFDGLHIDLTAISDGETVSWSGDALAALVGNSRRFVEEGGQAELEDGLLEVVVIERMPAGDIVAEAFAQRVLGRTTDHVFHTQASQLSIRGADGDPIDFSLDGEPRRHDELRLHTRPFALRVCVGPAYDVEPTRS is encoded by the coding sequence ATGCAGCAGCAGGGGTTTTCTATCGAGGACGAACCGGTCGCCGGGGCGATGCCCCAGGCCGACGGCGAGCGGTGGCTCGTCCTCAACCCGACGAGCGGGACGGCAGACCACACGGAGGTGGTGCGAGAGCTGGCGACCGAACGCGGCTACCGAATCGAGGAGACGACGGGTGAGGGCCACGCGACCGAACTCGCCCGCGACGCGGCCGCGAACGACGTGCACCTGCTCGCCGTCGCCGGCGGTGACGGGACGCTCCACGAGGTCGTCGTCGGCCTCGCGGAGGCGGAGGCGCTCGACACGACGACGGTCGCCGTCGTGCCGGTCGGAACCGAGAACATCTTCGCGACGAACATCGGCATCCGCGACGCAGAGCACGCCTTCGAGGTGGTCGAGACGGGCGCACGCCGTCGGGTGGACATCGGCGTCGCGGACGGCGAACCGTTCGTGATGTCCTGTATCGCGGGGTTGCTGGCCGACGCCAGCGTCGCGACGAGCAGCGAGCAGAAAGAGCGGTTCGGGTCGCTCGCGTTCGTCGCGAGCGGGCTGAAGCAGGCCGCCTCCTTCGACGGCCTCCACATCGACCTCACCGCCATCTCCGACGGCGAGACGGTGTCGTGGTCGGGCGACGCGCTCGCGGCGCTCGTCGGAAACTCGCGGCGGTTCGTCGAGGAGGGCGGACAGGCGGAACTGGAAGACGGCCTGCTCGAAGTCGTCGTCATCGAGCGGATGCCCGCCGGTGACATCGTCGCGGAGGCGTTCGCCCAGCGGGTACTCGGCCGGACGACGGACCACGTGTTCCACACACAGGCGAGTCAGCTCAGCATCCGGGGGGCCGACGGCGACCCCATCGACTTCAGCCTCGACGGCGAGCCACGGCGACACGACGAACTCCGCCTCCACACCAGACCGTTCGCGCTCCGGGTCTGCGTCGGCCCGGCGTACGACGTCGAACCGACGAGGTCGTGA
- a CDS encoding histidine phosphatase family protein, whose protein sequence is MTTLLFVRHAHSPWVPNREAERPLSTAGRVAAQRVADQLDDRRIDAVVSSPYERARQTVEPLAVRRDLDVRTDDGFRERALADGPVETVGETFESAVDAVWSDWSFAWPGGESSDEAQARGVAAVERILDRHEGETVAVGTHGQLLTATLHHYDDRFDRTFWREALTTPDVYEARFEGAEMAAIRRLYEPAE, encoded by the coding sequence ATGACGACCCTCCTGTTCGTCCGTCACGCGCACTCGCCGTGGGTTCCGAACCGCGAAGCCGAGCGGCCACTCTCCACGGCAGGTCGGGTCGCCGCCCAGCGAGTCGCCGACCAGTTGGACGACCGGCGTATCGACGCCGTCGTCTCCAGTCCGTACGAGCGCGCTCGGCAGACGGTCGAACCGCTCGCCGTGCGTCGTGACCTCGACGTGCGAACGGACGACGGGTTCCGCGAACGGGCGCTGGCCGACGGCCCCGTCGAGACGGTCGGCGAGACGTTCGAGAGCGCCGTCGACGCCGTGTGGAGCGACTGGTCGTTCGCGTGGCCGGGTGGCGAGTCCAGCGACGAGGCGCAGGCCCGTGGCGTCGCCGCCGTCGAGCGGATACTGGACCGACACGAGGGAGAGACGGTCGCCGTCGGCACGCACGGCCAACTGCTGACGGCGACGCTGCACCACTACGACGACCGGTTCGACCGCACGTTCTGGCGCGAGGCGTTGACGACGCCGGATGTCTACGAGGCGCGCTTCGAGGGGGCAGAGATGGCGGCGATTCGACGGCTGTACGAACCGGCCGAGTAG
- a CDS encoding iron transporter, producing the protein MRRRRFLRAGLGLAAAGATTASAGCLGVFETQPAGIPPVPENRPDAVYVPSHEEGMASVGMGTAGDYEFGLMYSFAHRFWNVNGRDVEKTGVESSGDDAVHLMAVVWDPETKLALPETGMDVDISRDGEFVSQETIYPMLSQVMGFHYGANFTLEGDGTYDVNVSVGGMSTRRTGSFAERFADPASTTIEFEYSSQRKDGLSFETRDDAGEKGALEPNSMMDADSTAPAVEDLPGRVVGQGTSNDAVLVTTVLDAPPEGVDGDGQYLAVSARTPYNRMVVPAMGLDGAVTRDGQSVFEGELVRTFDPDLGYHYGAPVESLQSGDDVTLSVTTWPQTARHEGYETAFGGLLGDGMPDVTFTAK; encoded by the coding sequence ATGCGACGACGGAGGTTCCTCCGGGCGGGGCTGGGTCTCGCGGCTGCCGGCGCGACGACCGCTTCGGCCGGGTGTCTCGGCGTGTTCGAGACGCAGCCCGCCGGGATACCGCCGGTCCCCGAGAACCGTCCCGACGCCGTCTACGTCCCCAGCCACGAGGAGGGGATGGCGTCGGTCGGTATGGGGACGGCGGGCGACTACGAGTTCGGGCTGATGTACAGCTTCGCCCACCGGTTCTGGAACGTCAACGGTCGGGACGTGGAGAAGACCGGCGTCGAGTCGAGCGGCGACGACGCCGTCCACCTGATGGCGGTCGTCTGGGACCCGGAGACGAAGCTCGCACTGCCGGAGACCGGGATGGACGTCGACATCAGCAGGGACGGGGAGTTCGTCTCCCAGGAGACCATCTACCCGATGCTCAGCCAGGTGATGGGCTTCCACTACGGCGCGAACTTCACGCTGGAGGGCGACGGCACGTACGACGTGAACGTCAGCGTCGGCGGGATGTCGACGCGCCGGACGGGGTCGTTCGCCGAGAGGTTCGCCGACCCCGCGAGCACGACCATCGAGTTCGAGTACAGCAGCCAGCGCAAGGACGGCCTCTCGTTCGAGACCCGCGACGACGCGGGGGAGAAGGGGGCGCTCGAACCGAACTCGATGATGGACGCCGACTCCACCGCCCCCGCCGTCGAGGACCTGCCGGGTCGAGTGGTCGGGCAGGGGACGAGCAACGACGCGGTGCTCGTCACCACCGTCCTCGACGCGCCGCCGGAGGGCGTCGACGGTGACGGCCAGTACCTCGCCGTCTCTGCGCGGACGCCGTACAACCGGATGGTCGTCCCCGCGATGGGCCTCGACGGAGCGGTCACACGCGACGGCCAGTCGGTGTTCGAGGGCGAACTCGTCCGAACGTTCGACCCGGACCTCGGCTACCACTACGGCGCACCCGTCGAGAGCCTCCAGTCGGGCGACGACGTGACGCTCTCGGTGACGACGTGGCCACAGACCGCCCGCCACGAGGGCTACGAGACGGCGTTCGGCGGCCTGCTGGGCGACGGGATGCCCGACGTGACGTTCACCGCTAAGTGA
- a CDS encoding winged helix-turn-helix transcriptional regulator translates to MSETRDRVAAQVRETPGIHFNGLVRALDLAPGQVQYHLGRLRSADSIAEQRLYGRTHYYPPSYDEWERRALALLSRETASDVVAALLDEGTARPSAVAERVGIARSTLEWHLDRLVEQDLVRKERDARNRVTLALARPEETARLLRRATPSLPGRLVDRFTRLIDHLLEE, encoded by the coding sequence ATGAGCGAGACGCGCGACCGGGTCGCCGCGCAGGTCCGCGAGACGCCGGGTATCCACTTCAACGGACTCGTCCGGGCGCTGGACCTCGCGCCGGGGCAGGTCCAGTACCACCTCGGCCGTCTGCGGTCGGCCGACTCCATCGCCGAACAGCGCCTCTACGGCCGGACGCACTACTACCCGCCGTCGTACGACGAGTGGGAGCGCCGGGCGCTGGCGCTGCTCTCCCGCGAGACGGCGTCGGACGTCGTCGCCGCCCTGCTGGACGAGGGTACCGCCCGCCCGAGCGCCGTCGCCGAGCGAGTCGGCATCGCCCGGAGCACGCTGGAGTGGCACCTCGACCGACTCGTCGAGCAGGACCTCGTCCGGAAGGAGCGCGACGCGCGCAACCGCGTCACGCTGGCACTCGCCCGCCCCGAGGAGACCGCCCGACTGCTCCGCCGGGCGACGCCGTCGCTCCCGGGCAGACTCGTCGACCGGTTCACCCGACTCATCGACCACCTGCTGGAGGAGTGA
- a CDS encoding DUF7471 family protein, which yields MGAGHGSGLALSLVLAGGGSLLLVGLAGVAYVQRRSRSYLLVLLALATLLARTVAGLLMLDGLLADGVHHTLEHVLDVALVGFLLVAVYSVRSDRARATGERR from the coding sequence ATGGGTGCAGGACACGGGTCGGGACTCGCGCTCTCGCTGGTCCTCGCGGGCGGCGGGTCGCTGCTGCTCGTCGGTCTCGCTGGCGTCGCGTACGTCCAGCGGCGCTCCCGGTCGTACCTGCTCGTCCTCCTCGCGCTCGCGACGCTGCTCGCTCGGACCGTCGCCGGACTGCTCATGCTCGACGGACTCCTCGCCGACGGCGTCCACCACACGCTCGAACACGTCCTCGACGTGGCGCTGGTCGGGTTCCTGCTGGTCGCCGTCTACTCCGTCCGGTCGGACCGCGCGCGAGCCACGGGTGAGCGCCGATGA
- a CDS encoding alpha/beta hydrolase — protein MSSLGPDDPVDGPHQSQPLVTGGADPAEAEAAVVAIHGRGATARSILDLARQVSQGRDDVALLAPQAARNTWYPNSFLEPTESNQPGLDSGLQAIADAIATATDAGVPPEKVMTVGFSQGACISSEFLARNAQRRGGHAALSGGVVGPDDTPRDYDGSLDGTPVFLGCSDRDPHIPLERVHETREIFEGLGGEVDERIYEAMGHGVNEEELQVVSEMVADL, from the coding sequence ATGAGTTCGCTCGGTCCCGACGACCCGGTGGACGGACCACACCAGTCCCAGCCGCTCGTGACGGGCGGCGCGGACCCGGCGGAGGCCGAGGCCGCCGTCGTCGCCATCCACGGGCGCGGCGCGACGGCGCGGAGCATCCTCGACCTCGCTCGGCAGGTGAGCCAGGGGCGAGACGACGTGGCACTGCTCGCGCCGCAGGCCGCGCGGAACACCTGGTACCCGAACTCCTTCCTCGAACCCACCGAGTCGAACCAGCCCGGTCTCGACTCCGGGTTACAGGCTATCGCCGACGCCATCGCGACCGCAACGGACGCAGGCGTCCCCCCCGAGAAGGTGATGACGGTCGGCTTCTCGCAGGGGGCGTGCATCTCCAGCGAGTTCCTCGCGCGCAACGCGCAGCGTCGCGGCGGGCACGCCGCACTGTCGGGGGGCGTCGTCGGCCCGGACGACACGCCGCGGGACTACGACGGGTCGCTCGACGGCACGCCGGTCTTCCTCGGCTGTTCGGACCGGGACCCGCACATCCCGCTCGAACGGGTCCACGAGACGCGCGAGATATTCGAGGGGCTGGGCGGCGAGGTGGACGAGCGCATCTACGAGGCGATGGGCCACGGCGTCAACGAGGAGGAGCTACAGGTCGTGAGCGAGATGGTCGCCGACCTCTGA
- a CDS encoding winged helix-turn-helix transcriptional regulator — translation MSGEQYTEEACVVIDSIEQIGSQWRLVVLHDLQEGEKRFNELKRSTGASSRTLSRVLSDLQETGFVDRRLEEDAPVATYYSLTEKGCSLRPVFEEIECWANDWLDESVVDPETTPAEPEADAPAE, via the coding sequence ATGTCAGGGGAGCAGTACACCGAGGAGGCCTGTGTCGTCATCGACTCCATCGAGCAGATCGGCTCGCAGTGGCGACTGGTCGTCCTGCACGACCTGCAGGAGGGAGAGAAGCGGTTCAACGAACTGAAGCGCTCGACGGGAGCGTCCTCGCGGACGCTCTCGCGGGTGCTCAGCGACCTGCAGGAGACGGGCTTCGTCGACCGCAGACTGGAGGAGGACGCGCCGGTCGCGACGTACTACTCGCTGACGGAGAAGGGCTGTTCGCTCCGCCCCGTGTTCGAGGAGATAGAGTGCTGGGCGAACGACTGGCTCGACGAGAGCGTCGTGGACCCGGAGACGACGCCCGCCGAACCCGAGGCGGACGCGCCCGCCGAGTGA
- a CDS encoding flavin reductase family protein: MEGAPEEFGSAYRLLGGVVVPRPIAWVGSYDAEGRANLAPYSFFNVVSPDPPVVYFAPGGTGEHRKDSANNAIESETFTVHVVTRDFAEAMNATSATLAPGEDEFEHAHLERVDATRVDAPRIADVPVVLECELYDTQEIGRQTLVFGEVVHAHVDDDLLTDGKPDVRKLDAVGRLAGSYYSTTEDRFRLERPD; encoded by the coding sequence ATGGAGGGCGCACCCGAGGAGTTCGGGTCGGCGTACCGTCTGCTCGGCGGTGTCGTCGTCCCCCGACCAATCGCGTGGGTCGGAAGCTACGACGCCGAGGGCCGGGCGAACCTCGCGCCGTACTCGTTCTTCAACGTCGTCTCGCCCGACCCGCCGGTCGTCTACTTCGCCCCCGGCGGCACCGGCGAACACCGCAAGGACAGCGCGAACAACGCCATCGAGAGCGAGACGTTCACCGTCCACGTCGTCACCCGTGACTTCGCCGAAGCGATGAACGCGACGAGTGCGACGCTCGCGCCCGGCGAGGACGAGTTCGAGCACGCGCACCTCGAACGCGTCGACGCCACGCGCGTCGATGCACCACGAATCGCGGACGTGCCGGTCGTGCTGGAGTGCGAACTGTACGACACGCAGGAGATCGGCCGCCAGACGCTCGTGTTCGGCGAGGTGGTCCACGCCCACGTCGACGACGACCTGCTCACGGACGGGAAACCGGACGTCAGGAAACTCGACGCGGTCGGTCGCCTCGCGGGGAGCTACTACAGCACGACAGAGGACCGGTTCAGGCTCGAACGCCCGGACTGA
- a CDS encoding VOC family protein: MSSDPPVTADRPDSTLHVEGTDHVTLVGSTVEDTVAFYRDTLGMRLVMRQPNLDSTDETHLFFDAGDGRLVTFFCDEERDSVERQDPDVGAVHHLAFRLDPEQFRETRENLRETGRRFSEFDRGAFHSLYTRDHNGLTIELVADKFAIPDDRRAEVLARAHAARVEAEAEYVRGEDLRTALEALDLPVEEHDLPDAPTGTDVSEGRA, from the coding sequence GTGAGCAGCGACCCCCCAGTCACCGCCGACCGCCCGGACAGCACCCTCCACGTCGAGGGGACCGACCACGTCACGCTCGTCGGGTCGACCGTCGAGGACACCGTCGCGTTCTACCGCGACACCCTCGGCATGCGCCTCGTGATGCGCCAGCCGAACCTCGACAGTACCGACGAGACTCACCTGTTCTTCGACGCGGGCGACGGCCGCCTCGTCACGTTCTTCTGCGACGAGGAGCGCGACTCCGTCGAACGGCAGGACCCCGACGTCGGCGCGGTCCACCACCTCGCGTTCCGCCTCGACCCCGAACAGTTCCGCGAGACCCGCGAGAACCTGCGGGAGACGGGGCGGCGCTTCTCGGAGTTCGACCGCGGCGCGTTCCACAGCCTCTACACCAGGGACCACAACGGCCTGACCATCGAACTCGTCGCCGACAAGTTCGCCATTCCGGACGACCGCCGCGCCGAGGTGCTCGCCCGCGCCCACGCAGCGCGCGTCGAAGCGGAAGCGGAGTACGTCCGCGGCGAGGACCTCCGGACCGCGCTGGAGGCGCTGGACCTCCCGGTCGAGGAGCACGACCTGCCCGACGCACCGACCGGGACGGACGTCTCCGAGGGGCGGGCCTGA
- a CDS encoding 3-keto-5-aminohexanoate cleavage protein produces MSYDDYLAGEPAIVTAALTGGVHGKEANPNLPETPAEIGEAAAACREAGASVVHVHARADNGERAFSTERFQAIDDEIRSRAPDLVVQHSTGATGASDEARLQPLRTDPAPEMASLDMGPLNRYQHLTSENTRATIDRLYDEMRERGIKPELELFNGGQVTETYELLERRDLDDPVYATLIFGSGTLTRPTPENLLALVHDLPDGASFNTLGFGPHQLPFATMGLLFGGHVRVGLEDNVYYRRGELAESNAQLVERVVSVAETLGRPVATPDETREILNLG; encoded by the coding sequence GTGAGCTACGACGACTACCTCGCGGGCGAGCCGGCCATCGTCACCGCCGCGCTCACCGGCGGCGTCCACGGCAAGGAGGCGAACCCGAACCTCCCCGAGACGCCCGCGGAGATCGGCGAGGCGGCCGCCGCCTGCCGGGAGGCCGGCGCGAGCGTCGTCCACGTCCACGCCCGCGCGGACAACGGCGAGCGAGCGTTCTCGACCGAGCGCTTCCAGGCCATCGACGACGAGATTCGCTCCCGCGCGCCGGACCTCGTCGTCCAGCACTCGACGGGGGCGACCGGCGCGTCCGACGAGGCGCGCCTCCAGCCCCTGCGCACGGACCCCGCCCCGGAGATGGCGAGCCTCGACATGGGGCCGCTCAACCGCTACCAGCACCTGACGAGCGAGAACACGCGCGCCACCATCGACAGACTGTACGACGAGATGCGCGAGCGGGGAATCAAGCCCGAACTCGAACTGTTCAACGGCGGGCAGGTGACCGAGACCTACGAGCTGCTGGAGCGCCGCGACCTCGACGACCCGGTGTACGCGACGCTCATCTTCGGGTCGGGGACGCTCACGCGGCCGACGCCCGAGAACCTCCTCGCCCTCGTCCACGACCTTCCCGACGGTGCGTCGTTCAACACGCTCGGGTTCGGCCCCCACCAGCTCCCGTTCGCGACGATGGGGCTGCTGTTCGGCGGCCACGTCCGCGTCGGCCTGGAGGACAACGTCTACTACCGCCGCGGCGAACTCGCCGAGAGCAACGCGCAACTCGTCGAGCGAGTGGTCTCCGTCGCCGAGACGCTCGGTCGACCCGTGGCGACCCCCGACGAGACCCGCGAGATACTGAACCTCGGGTAG
- a CDS encoding MFS transporter: protein MSLRSWPHRRTVLACCVVAYFGVRFAEYVLTIVYPDVRAGVGVSDLTLGVGFTASTVTYALAQLPSGALGDRFGARRVVLAALLGTAVASLLLAGATSGAVLVGAMALLGAVGGAYYSPATALLADRFDATGRAIGVHRLGAQVVGLTGPLVALVGVRYGWRVALASGAAVALPAFVGFALFVRPRGQSVPPESTTALRERLDAGTLRELLSRRPIAVTTAVAALAQFADTAAFSYLPAVLRTYHGLSPTLAGTLFAGYFAVQAAIQVPTGWLSDRVGRDPVVVGTLLSGVAGFCLLVVGDRTAVVTLGVGLVGVGMGWSPAVQSRFLDHLDAEESGHGFGLVRTVYIGFAALCGLVVGGAVTVSGWGLALSTLAGAMALATLVVVVSRVERKW from the coding sequence GTGTCCCTCCGCTCGTGGCCCCACCGCCGGACGGTGCTCGCCTGCTGCGTCGTCGCCTACTTCGGCGTCCGGTTCGCGGAGTACGTCCTCACAATCGTCTACCCGGACGTTCGGGCGGGCGTCGGCGTCTCCGACCTCACGCTCGGCGTCGGCTTCACCGCGAGCACGGTCACCTACGCGCTCGCCCAGTTGCCCAGCGGCGCGCTCGGTGACCGGTTCGGCGCACGACGGGTCGTGCTGGCGGCGCTCCTCGGGACTGCCGTCGCCAGCCTCCTCCTCGCGGGAGCCACCTCGGGGGCCGTGCTCGTCGGCGCGATGGCACTGCTCGGTGCGGTCGGCGGCGCGTACTACAGTCCGGCGACGGCGCTCCTCGCAGACCGGTTCGACGCCACCGGCCGCGCCATCGGCGTCCACCGACTCGGCGCGCAGGTGGTCGGCCTCACCGGCCCGCTGGTCGCGCTCGTCGGCGTGAGATACGGCTGGCGGGTCGCCCTCGCGTCGGGGGCGGCCGTCGCGCTCCCGGCGTTCGTCGGGTTCGCGCTGTTCGTCCGACCCCGTGGTCAGAGCGTGCCTCCGGAGTCGACGACCGCGCTCCGCGAACGACTCGACGCCGGGACGCTCCGGGAACTGCTCTCGCGACGACCCATCGCGGTGACGACGGCCGTCGCCGCCCTCGCGCAGTTCGCCGACACGGCCGCGTTCTCCTACCTCCCCGCCGTCCTGCGTACGTATCACGGGCTCTCGCCGACGCTCGCCGGGACGCTGTTCGCCGGCTACTTCGCCGTCCAGGCGGCCATCCAGGTGCCGACGGGGTGGCTCTCGGACCGGGTCGGTCGCGACCCGGTCGTCGTCGGGACGCTGCTGTCGGGCGTCGCCGGGTTCTGTCTGCTCGTCGTGGGCGACCGGACGGCCGTCGTCACCCTCGGCGTGGGGCTCGTCGGCGTCGGGATGGGATGGAGCCCCGCGGTGCAGTCGCGGTTCCTCGACCACCTCGACGCGGAGGAGTCTGGTCACGGGTTCGGCCTCGTCCGGACCGTCTACATCGGGTTCGCCGCGCTCTGTGGGCTGGTCGTCGGTGGGGCGGTGACCGTCTCCGGGTGGGGACTCGCGCTCTCGACGCTCGCCGGAGCGATGGCGCTGGCGACGCTGGTGGTCGTCGTGAGTCGGGTCGAGAGGAAGTGGTGA
- a CDS encoding phosphatase PAP2 family protein produces the protein MMVPLQPETQYVVGMTAAALVAFLVGARVFLPDLRPVAFVREFLRTDWRYIGLAWVVTFCVNELAHRFHADRTFTNYVYELEGPAVATFQSVTAIVPEWAAYALTAFFTVAYLVGFPFIVLFTYFKLKAHDEGQARRYAMAYIVLVLLAVPFFLLFPVGIPGLYLLEVRPLMLDFNPIIRAGVMATDTLVKAFPSLHTGLSVLAALYARNASEKYSRLVSALAFIIVLSTLYLGIHWLTDALAAAVLAAGVYWFTQRVDPDRFNPVARGN, from the coding sequence ATGATGGTCCCCCTCCAACCGGAGACGCAGTACGTCGTGGGGATGACAGCGGCCGCGCTGGTCGCCTTCCTCGTCGGCGCACGCGTCTTCCTCCCCGACCTTCGCCCCGTGGCGTTCGTCCGGGAGTTCCTCCGAACTGACTGGCGGTACATCGGTCTCGCGTGGGTCGTGACGTTCTGCGTCAACGAACTCGCACACCGGTTCCACGCCGACCGAACGTTCACCAACTACGTCTACGAACTCGAAGGCCCGGCGGTCGCCACGTTCCAGTCGGTGACTGCTATCGTCCCCGAGTGGGCGGCGTACGCGCTGACGGCGTTCTTCACCGTCGCGTACCTCGTGGGCTTCCCGTTCATCGTGCTGTTCACGTACTTCAAGCTGAAGGCACACGACGAGGGACAGGCGCGTCGCTACGCGATGGCGTACATCGTCCTCGTGTTGCTGGCCGTGCCGTTCTTCCTGCTGTTCCCGGTCGGCATTCCGGGGCTGTACCTGCTGGAGGTGCGGCCGCTGATGCTGGACTTCAACCCCATCATCCGCGCCGGCGTGATGGCGACGGACACGCTGGTCAAGGCGTTCCCGAGCCTCCACACCGGGCTCTCGGTGCTCGCGGCGCTGTACGCGCGGAACGCGAGCGAGAAGTACTCGCGGCTGGTGAGCGCACTCGCGTTCATCATCGTGCTGTCGACGCTGTACCTCGGTATCCACTGGCTGACCGACGCGCTGGCCGCGGCCGTGCTCGCGGCGGGCGTCTACTGGTTCACCCAGCGCGTCGACCCCGACCGGTTCAACCCGGTGGCGCGCGGGAACTGA
- a CDS encoding DUF2797 domain-containing protein, which produces MQVVGYDRSDPALRLASDGDLSRQVLAPGTDLAYTLGERHCAGRIDYETERHEFCANPAAPYCPTHTVPWSVQSNADSTEEHAVYLAAFAPDVFKVGVTRSWRLETRLREQGADRAAHIHTVSDGRVARDLEAEIARDVGDQVRVATKVAGLHEQVDETAWEALLADHRVVERFDFDYGVDLDARPVAETLLTGTVRATKGRILLLDRGGTTYAVDLRDLLGYEVHEEADGRALQSSLGSF; this is translated from the coding sequence GTGCAAGTCGTGGGCTACGACCGCTCCGACCCCGCTCTCCGCCTCGCCAGCGACGGCGACCTCTCGCGGCAGGTGCTCGCGCCCGGTACGGACCTCGCGTACACGCTCGGCGAACGACACTGTGCGGGCCGCATCGACTACGAAACCGAGCGCCACGAGTTCTGTGCGAACCCGGCGGCACCCTACTGTCCCACGCACACCGTCCCCTGGTCGGTCCAGTCGAACGCAGACTCGACGGAGGAACACGCCGTCTACCTCGCCGCGTTCGCCCCCGACGTGTTCAAGGTCGGCGTCACTCGCTCGTGGCGACTGGAGACGCGCCTCCGCGAGCAGGGGGCCGACCGCGCCGCGCACATCCACACCGTCAGCGACGGCCGCGTCGCCCGCGACCTGGAGGCCGAGATCGCCCGGGACGTCGGCGACCAGGTCCGCGTGGCGACGAAGGTGGCCGGACTCCACGAACAGGTCGACGAGACGGCGTGGGAGGCACTGCTGGCCGACCACCGCGTCGTCGAGCGCTTCGACTTCGACTACGGCGTCGACCTCGACGCGCGACCGGTCGCCGAGACGCTGCTGACGGGGACGGTCCGCGCGACGAAGGGCCGAATCCTCCTGCTCGACCGCGGCGGCACGACGTACGCCGTCGACCTGCGGGACCTGCTCGGCTACGAGGTGCACGAGGAGGCGGACGGTCGCGCGCTCCAGTCGAGTCTCGGGAGTTTCTGA
- a CDS encoding DUF7490 domain-containing protein, which translates to MDRNLVLAAGVALVVLVSAVGMVAVPGVLAAPQQDPEPPSRLAVSDLAIGTGAVTGETATLRVETRLKHRGGAADNVTLRVRAVDAASGLVETERTVAVGTVDGDRERAVTANITVPRSGDYRVESIVYQNERRIVETRRSVSGVGSLQPAFAESDLQFHRFDGPMPAVEFEIAASDDDRTTLAVDALLTNTGDDVVGDVELLVKARQVDSGIVADRSTVDVSEVRPGRTATASLDLTVPTQYNYYLDAVLLRDGVVVDTVRAPAALDPTKTIPMNQTTTDTGLQVSDFDSDEPTDDRPARTQSYESDGQGPGFGVVVALVAVLGTALLARRRSA; encoded by the coding sequence ATGGATAGGAATCTGGTCCTCGCTGCCGGCGTCGCGCTGGTGGTCCTCGTCTCGGCCGTCGGGATGGTGGCCGTCCCGGGCGTCCTCGCGGCCCCCCAGCAGGACCCCGAACCACCCAGCAGGCTCGCCGTGAGCGACCTCGCCATCGGCACCGGCGCGGTCACCGGCGAGACGGCGACCCTCCGCGTCGAGACCCGACTGAAACACCGCGGCGGCGCGGCCGACAACGTCACCCTCCGCGTCCGCGCCGTCGACGCCGCGTCCGGCCTCGTCGAGACCGAGCGCACCGTCGCGGTCGGCACGGTCGACGGCGACCGCGAACGGGCGGTCACCGCGAACATCACCGTCCCGCGCTCGGGCGACTACCGCGTCGAGTCCATCGTCTACCAGAACGAGCGCCGAATCGTCGAGACCCGCCGGTCGGTCTCGGGCGTCGGGTCGCTCCAGCCCGCGTTCGCCGAGAGCGACCTCCAGTTCCACCGGTTCGACGGGCCGATGCCCGCCGTCGAGTTCGAAATCGCCGCCAGCGACGACGACCGGACGACGCTCGCCGTCGACGCCCTCCTGACGAACACCGGCGACGACGTGGTCGGCGACGTCGAACTGCTGGTCAAGGCCCGGCAGGTCGACTCCGGCATCGTCGCCGACCGGTCGACCGTCGACGTCAGCGAGGTCCGCCCCGGCCGCACCGCCACCGCGTCGCTCGACCTGACGGTCCCGACGCAGTACAACTACTACCTCGACGCCGTGTTGCTGCGCGACGGCGTCGTGGTCGACACCGTCCGCGCCCCCGCAGCACTCGACCCCACGAAGACGATTCCCATGAACCAGACCACCACCGACACCGGCCTCCAGGTGAGCGACTTCGACTCCGACGAACCGACCGACGACCGCCCCGCCCGCACCCAATCCTACGAATCCGACGGTCAGGGTCCCGGCTTCGGCGTCGTCGTAGCGCTGGTCGCGGTGCTCGGCACGGCGCTGCTCGCCCGGAGGCGGTCGGCGTGA